From one Vannielia litorea genomic stretch:
- a CDS encoding 3-deoxy-manno-octulosonate cytidylyltransferase has protein sequence MSFLIVIPARYASQRYPGKPLATLRGASGIEKSLIQRSWEAAQAVEGSPRVVVATDDDRIRTAAEAFGAEVVMTSPEARNGTERCAEAVANMAESFDVVVNLQGDAPLTPAWFITDLVAAARAEPSAEIATPVLRCDGAALNAFLADRKAGRVGGTTAVFGHDRSALYFSKEVIPFTSEAYAPEAATPVFHHVGVYAYRPDALAAYPSWPVGPLETLEGLEQLRFLEQGRRVLCVEVEGRGRAFWELNNPEDAPRIEAMLAQMGVE, from the coding sequence GCGCGTCCGGCATCGAGAAGAGCCTGATCCAGCGCAGTTGGGAGGCCGCGCAGGCGGTCGAGGGCAGCCCCCGCGTGGTGGTCGCCACCGATGATGACCGCATCCGTACGGCGGCAGAGGCCTTCGGCGCCGAGGTGGTGATGACCTCGCCCGAGGCCCGCAACGGCACCGAGCGCTGCGCCGAGGCCGTGGCCAACATGGCCGAAAGCTTCGATGTGGTGGTGAACCTGCAAGGCGATGCCCCGCTGACCCCGGCGTGGTTCATCACCGATCTCGTCGCCGCCGCCCGTGCCGAACCCTCTGCCGAAATCGCCACGCCCGTGCTGCGCTGCGACGGCGCCGCGCTGAATGCCTTTCTGGCCGACCGCAAGGCAGGCCGCGTCGGCGGCACCACCGCCGTCTTCGGGCATGACCGCTCCGCGCTCTACTTCTCCAAGGAGGTGATCCCCTTCACCTCCGAGGCGTACGCTCCCGAAGCCGCCACGCCGGTGTTCCACCATGTCGGCGTCTACGCATATCGCCCCGATGCCCTCGCCGCCTACCCCTCCTGGCCCGTCGGACCGCTGGAAACGCTGGAGGGGCTGGAGCAACTCCGCTTTCTGGAGCAGGGCCGCCGGGTGCTCTGCGTCGAGGTCGAGGGGCGCGGGCGCGCCTTCTGGGAGCTCAACAACCCCGAAGACGCCCCCCGGATCGAGGCCATGCTGGCGCAGATGGGCGTTGAATGA